The Agrobacterium vitis genome has a segment encoding these proteins:
- a CDS encoding exopolysaccharide transport family protein: protein MSGQPVAAHQDVDIDLLQLFRAVWQRKGRVLLITCLAAGVAFAGASMIRPTYRAETTVLIEPRAPNYDAENAKSAASEPVLDELNIASQVQLFRSVDLIRQVVRDLKLYELTEFDPDLHPSALSDLMVMLHLKKNPLDLAPEDRVIRTFLEKLQVYQVEKSRVIGIEFSSKDARLAAAIPNEMVKVYLAIQSGAKLDSNEDAARWLEPEISNLRQKVSDAEKKVADYRRSADLLSTGEGGTFASKQLNDISTELARVRTDRASAQARAENAKASLKAGRSTDNLDIVMASPAVQQLKQAEAAVQAQISDLSTSLLDGHPRIKALRAQLANLRQQLAEETRKVVSSLETEANVARMREAELDRQLTTLKAQSAKAGDSQVGLAALEREASAQRQLLETYLARYREATSRLDSNASPADARVISRASEPSEPNFPKVLPITLVAAMAALVLSVIVIMLAELFSGRALKPVGPVDPDRSGRFAEEYPRRRTGEPAFNESVSAPARQKPRLDTAAAAVAATAAAERIEKETPPIAPADAETDSDHYHAATDADHEFSVASVARYLTRHGISKAVVISPSGDDGSAATVLLARAVAKAERTVILIDMTGSGYPTALMAERNDLPGVTDLLCGDVTFGETIHSDRLSNAHIVPKGNSDIRQALRGIERLSMVVEALADVYDLVLIECGPASADNVVGLCKAQDHEVILSAPNPDRKQLAQIMAAFEAVGYSDLVLMSDDNAVPPDDGDRRVA from the coding sequence ATGTCGGGTCAGCCGGTCGCCGCCCATCAGGACGTGGATATCGATCTCTTGCAGCTGTTTCGCGCCGTCTGGCAGCGAAAGGGCAGGGTGTTGCTCATCACCTGCCTGGCCGCGGGCGTTGCCTTCGCCGGGGCCAGCATGATCCGTCCAACCTACCGCGCCGAAACCACGGTGCTGATCGAGCCACGCGCGCCCAATTACGATGCGGAAAACGCCAAATCGGCGGCCTCAGAACCGGTGCTGGACGAGCTGAATATTGCCAGTCAGGTGCAATTGTTCCGCTCGGTGGATCTGATCCGCCAGGTGGTGAGGGATCTCAAGCTCTACGAATTGACCGAATTCGATCCTGATCTGCATCCATCCGCCCTGTCGGATCTGATGGTGATGCTGCATCTGAAAAAGAACCCGCTCGATCTGGCGCCCGAAGACCGGGTGATCCGCACCTTCCTGGAAAAACTCCAGGTCTATCAGGTGGAGAAGTCGCGGGTTATCGGCATCGAGTTTTCCTCCAAGGATGCACGGCTCGCCGCCGCCATTCCCAATGAAATGGTCAAGGTCTATCTGGCAATTCAGAGCGGTGCCAAGCTTGATAGCAATGAGGACGCGGCCCGCTGGCTGGAGCCGGAAATTTCCAATCTACGTCAGAAGGTTTCCGACGCCGAAAAGAAAGTTGCGGATTATCGCCGCAGCGCCGATCTGCTATCGACCGGCGAGGGCGGTACATTCGCCTCCAAGCAGCTCAATGATATATCCACGGAATTGGCGCGGGTGCGCACCGACCGGGCCAGTGCGCAGGCACGGGCCGAAAACGCCAAGGCGTCGCTGAAGGCCGGGCGATCGACCGACAATCTCGATATCGTCATGGCCTCTCCCGCCGTGCAACAATTGAAACAGGCGGAGGCCGCCGTGCAGGCGCAGATTTCCGACCTCTCCACCAGTCTTCTAGACGGCCATCCGCGCATCAAGGCGCTGCGGGCACAATTGGCAAATCTGCGCCAGCAACTGGCCGAAGAGACCAGAAAAGTCGTTTCCAGCCTGGAAACCGAGGCCAATGTCGCTCGGATGCGTGAAGCGGAGCTTGACCGGCAGCTGACCACCCTTAAGGCACAAAGTGCCAAGGCCGGGGACAGCCAGGTTGGGCTTGCCGCGTTGGAGCGGGAAGCGAGCGCCCAGCGGCAATTGCTGGAAACCTATCTTGCCCGCTACCGCGAAGCCACCAGCCGGCTGGATAGCAATGCCAGCCCTGCTGATGCCAGGGTGATTTCCCGTGCGTCCGAGCCGAGTGAACCGAATTTCCCTAAGGTTCTGCCGATCACCTTGGTGGCCGCCATGGCGGCTCTGGTGTTGAGCGTGATCGTCATCATGTTGGCGGAGCTGTTCAGCGGCCGGGCGCTGAAGCCTGTCGGCCCTGTTGATCCAGACCGCAGCGGGCGGTTTGCGGAGGAATATCCTCGTCGTCGGACCGGTGAACCTGCTTTTAACGAATCGGTATCAGCGCCTGCAAGGCAGAAGCCAAGACTGGATACGGCGGCTGCCGCTGTCGCGGCGACGGCAGCGGCCGAACGAATCGAAAAAGAAACTCCGCCCATCGCACCGGCAGATGCTGAAACTGATAGCGATCACTATCACGCGGCGACCGATGCCGATCATGAGTTTTCAGTTGCCTCGGTGGCGCGTTACCTGACGCGGCATGGCATTTCCAAAGCGGTGGTCATCTCGCCTTCCGGCGATGACGGATCAGCGGCAACCGTGCTTTTGGCACGCGCCGTGGCCAAAGCCGAACGCACGGTGATCTTGATCGACATGACTGGCTCCGGCTATCCGACAGCGCTGATGGCCGAGCGAAACGATCTGCCCGGCGTGACCGATCTGCTCTGCGGCGACGTTACCTTTGGCGAAACCATCCATTCCGACAGATTGTCAAACGCCCATATCGTGCCGAAGGGCAATAGCGATATCCGTCAGGCGCTGCGCGGCATCGAGCGCCTGTCCATGGTGGTCGAAGCGCTTGCTGATGTCTATGATCTGGTCCTGATCGAATGCGGTCCGGCCAGCGCCGATAATGTCGTTGGCCTGTGCAAGGCCCAGGACCATGAAGTCATTCTCTCCGCACCCAATCCGGACCGCAAGCAATTGG
- a CDS encoding polysaccharide biosynthesis/export family protein — protein sequence MVTAKQILLAVAVTLLAVLSSCATYKPASKVFQEATIQPYRLDSGDRLRITVFDQANLSNTYTVDQAGYIAFPLIGQVAARGTTMPQLEGTIAQRLRKGYLRDPDVSIEIDRYRSIFVMGEVGQPGQYSYVPGMTVQNAIAVAGGFTSRANERDVDVTRKVNGTIATGRVPITDPIIAGDTVYVRERLF from the coding sequence ATGGTCACCGCCAAACAGATCTTGCTGGCTGTTGCCGTCACCCTGCTGGCGGTGCTGTCCAGCTGCGCCACCTATAAGCCAGCTTCGAAAGTCTTCCAGGAAGCGACGATCCAGCCCTACCGGCTGGATAGCGGCGACCGGTTGCGCATTACCGTGTTCGATCAGGCCAATCTAAGCAATACCTATACCGTCGATCAGGCCGGTTATATCGCCTTTCCGCTGATCGGTCAGGTCGCGGCGCGCGGCACCACCATGCCGCAGCTGGAAGGCACCATTGCCCAGCGGCTACGCAAGGGCTATCTGCGCGATCCCGACGTCAGCATCGAGATTGATCGCTACCGCTCGATCTTTGTCATGGGCGAAGTCGGCCAGCCGGGGCAATATTCCTATGTACCGGGCATGACGGTGCAAAATGCCATCGCCGTTGCTGGCGGGTTCACCAGCCGCGCCAACGAGCGCGACGTGGATGTCACCCGCAAGGTCAATGGCACCATCGCCACCGGCCGGGTGCCGATCACCGATCCGATCATTGCCGGTGACACGGTTTATGTGCGCGAACGGCTGTTCTGA
- a CDS encoding glycosyltransferase family 4 protein → MPDEDGLRIIHCFRSPIGGIFRHVRDLVENHDALGHSVGIICDSSTGGAHEDALFAELQPRLKLGLIRQPIRRAIGFDDISAVRSCYRHIKSLKPDVLHGHGAKGGALARIIGTALRMQGSKVVRLYSPHGGSLHYRRNRPVGRLIFALEKLLERQTEAIAFVCGFEQWSYGQKVGKPSCDSRLILNGISESEFRPVPLRDKAVDFVFIGMLRDLKGPDVFINAVLEAERLLGRPLTAAVIGDGPDRDRYEQQIHQRGLGLRMQLLPAMRVSEAFTFSNIVVVPSRAESMPYIVLEAIAAGKSVIASAVGGIPEALGKTSAALVAPDNVEELAATMVQALTQPDWKQVVMPDPTLFHARFSASAMAAQMLALYRDHSV, encoded by the coding sequence ATGCCGGATGAAGACGGGCTGCGGATCATTCATTGCTTCCGCTCGCCAATTGGCGGCATTTTCCGGCATGTGCGCGATCTCGTTGAGAATCATGACGCGCTTGGCCATTCTGTCGGCATCATCTGCGACAGCAGCACGGGTGGCGCCCATGAGGACGCCCTGTTTGCGGAATTGCAGCCCCGCCTGAAACTCGGTCTTATTCGCCAGCCGATCCGGCGTGCCATTGGATTTGACGATATCAGCGCGGTGCGCTCCTGCTACCGGCATATAAAGAGCCTGAAACCCGACGTGCTGCATGGTCACGGCGCCAAGGGCGGCGCGCTCGCCCGCATTATTGGCACGGCCCTTCGCATGCAGGGATCCAAGGTTGTCCGCCTCTATTCACCGCATGGCGGCAGCCTGCATTATCGCCGCAACAGGCCAGTTGGCAGACTGATCTTTGCTCTGGAAAAGCTACTGGAACGCCAGACCGAAGCCATCGCCTTTGTCTGCGGCTTCGAGCAATGGTCCTACGGGCAAAAGGTGGGAAAACCGAGCTGCGACTCCCGGCTGATTTTGAATGGGATCAGCGAAAGCGAATTTCGACCTGTGCCACTCCGTGACAAAGCGGTGGATTTCGTCTTCATCGGCATGTTGCGGGATCTGAAAGGCCCTGATGTCTTCATCAACGCCGTGCTGGAGGCTGAAAGGCTGCTGGGTCGCCCGCTGACCGCCGCGGTCATCGGTGACGGCCCGGACCGTGACAGATACGAGCAGCAGATCCACCAGCGCGGCCTTGGCCTTCGCATGCAATTGCTGCCCGCCATGCGGGTCTCGGAAGCCTTTACCTTCAGCAATATTGTCGTCGTCCCCTCCAGGGCCGAATCCATGCCCTATATCGTGCTGGAGGCGATCGCCGCCGGAAAATCGGTGATTGCCAGCGCCGTTGGCGGCATTCCGGAGGCGCTCGGCAAAACCAGCGCCGCACTTGTTGCGCCCGACAATGTCGAGGAACTGGCCGCGACCATGGTGCAGGCCCTGACCCAGCCGGACTGGAAACAGGTTGTCATGCCGGACCCAACGCTCTTCCATGCGCGATTTTCAGCCTCTGCCATGGCCGCGCAAATGCTGGCGCTCTACCGCGATCATTCGGTTTGA
- a CDS encoding undecaprenyl-phosphate glucose phosphotransferase translates to MRTLETLDVAKLRQKLKEEAEQTRASGSSSSPTVELSPLASRVAEQLRRANRSPSIMLGQFGLLEFSWLIATSLISGWLTMDGPIDTVLHIGAFGALGAVVFILFTQFADGYQIYTLRRPFRSVKRALTSWCLVVALMVGIHFAWNAQLFSASWLAIWAALSALFLLLERYGMALAIRSWTRNGIIERRAVVVGGGEPAKQLIRTLESQQDNDIRICGIFDDRQGDRSPNIVAGYPKLGTVAELVAFARETRIDMLIIALPISAEARILELLKLLWVLPVDIRLAAHSNSLRFRPRAYSHVGDLPMLDLVDKPIRDWDQVAKRAFDIIFSLAALAVFWPVMVLAAIAIKSTSKGPVLFVQKRHGFNNEVINVLKFRSMYTEMSDPTAKLAVTKNDPRVTPVGRWLRKSSMDELPQLFNVLRGDLSLVGPRPHAVMAQTRNRHYSEIVESYFARHRVKPGVTGWAQIKGWRGEIDTDDKIKGRTAHDLYYIENWSLLFDLKILLMTPISLFNTENAY, encoded by the coding sequence ATGAGGACGCTAGAGACTTTGGATGTAGCAAAGCTCCGTCAAAAACTGAAGGAAGAGGCTGAACAGACCCGCGCAAGCGGCTCTTCATCGTCTCCAACGGTCGAATTGTCGCCACTCGCCAGCCGGGTGGCGGAGCAATTACGCCGTGCCAATCGCTCGCCAAGCATCATGCTCGGGCAGTTCGGCCTGCTGGAATTTTCCTGGCTGATCGCCACCAGCCTGATTTCCGGCTGGCTGACGATGGACGGACCGATTGACACTGTCCTGCACATTGGTGCCTTTGGCGCACTTGGTGCGGTGGTTTTTATCCTGTTCACGCAATTTGCCGATGGCTACCAGATATACACACTCCGCCGTCCGTTCCGCTCGGTGAAACGGGCCCTGACCAGCTGGTGTTTGGTTGTCGCCTTGATGGTCGGCATCCATTTCGCCTGGAATGCCCAGCTGTTTAGCGCCAGCTGGCTGGCGATCTGGGCAGCACTCTCCGCACTGTTTCTCCTGCTGGAACGCTATGGCATGGCATTGGCCATTCGCAGCTGGACCCGCAACGGCATCATCGAGCGACGCGCCGTGGTGGTCGGCGGAGGGGAGCCTGCCAAACAGTTGATCCGCACGTTGGAAAGCCAGCAGGATAACGATATCCGTATCTGCGGTATTTTTGATGATCGTCAAGGCGACCGATCCCCTAACATCGTCGCGGGCTATCCCAAGCTCGGCACCGTTGCCGAACTGGTGGCTTTTGCGCGCGAAACACGGATCGACATGCTGATCATCGCCCTGCCGATCAGCGCAGAAGCACGTATTCTGGAATTGCTGAAACTACTTTGGGTCCTGCCGGTGGATATTCGGCTGGCGGCCCATTCCAACAGCCTGAGATTCAGGCCCCGCGCCTATTCCCATGTCGGCGACCTGCCGATGCTGGATCTGGTCGACAAGCCGATCCGTGACTGGGACCAGGTTGCCAAACGTGCCTTCGACATCATTTTCAGTCTGGCGGCACTCGCCGTCTTCTGGCCGGTCATGGTTCTGGCTGCCATCGCCATCAAATCCACGTCGAAAGGGCCGGTTCTGTTCGTGCAGAAGCGCCACGGTTTCAACAATGAGGTCATCAACGTCCTGAAATTCCGCTCGATGTATACGGAAATGAGCGATCCGACCGCCAAACTGGCCGTCACCAAGAACGATCCGCGTGTGACGCCCGTCGGCCGCTGGCTGCGCAAATCGTCGATGGATGAATTGCCGCAATTGTTCAATGTATTGCGCGGCGATCTTTCGCTGGTCGGGCCGCGCCCGCATGCGGTCATGGCTCAAACCCGCAACCGCCATTACAGCGAAATCGTCGAGAGCTATTTCGCCCGCCACCGGGTCAAGCCCGGTGTCACCGGCTGGGCGCAGATCAAGGGATGGCGTGGTGAAATCGACACCGACGACAAGATCAAGGGCAGAACCGCCCATGACCTCTACTATATCGAAAACTGGTCGCTGCTGTTTGACCTGAAAATCCTGTTGATGACGCCGATCAGCCTGTTCAACACGGAAAATGCTTATTGA
- a CDS encoding O-antigen ligase family protein — MSAVSHHSSPPFRPGFAAITLTGSALVGFGVFLLGFVFMEPAPYELFMAAQIPLWFLLGLKISRSVAPLLALMLTFNVGGMISLTTMTDLNEGPLYVAVSTFLAVTSVFYAAIVEERHERLRLIFNAWVLAAVTTSLLGILGYFHAFPGAEMFTRYDRAMGAFQDPNVFGPFLIAPSLYLIHGLLTGRLLDAPWKILCLLILALGVFLSFSRAAWALFLFSAIAMVLILLIKERSSAFRLKIVLLALTAAIALIVALTVALQFQQVRDLFSSRTQLVQDYDGGHLGRFERHKIGFLMSMEKPLGIGPMVFSKIFPEDEHNIWLKTLTSYGWLGFVCFITMLVWSICFGFKCLLYDRPWQPYLMIAWIVLIGHALIGNVIDIDHWRHVYLLFGILWGCRALEINWQRHR; from the coding sequence TTGAGCGCGGTCAGCCACCATAGCAGCCCGCCGTTTCGGCCAGGCTTTGCAGCCATAACCCTGACGGGATCGGCGCTGGTCGGTTTTGGCGTCTTTCTGCTCGGCTTCGTGTTCATGGAGCCAGCCCCTTACGAATTGTTCATGGCGGCGCAGATTCCCCTGTGGTTCCTGCTCGGTCTGAAAATTTCCCGCAGCGTCGCACCGCTTCTGGCGCTGATGCTCACCTTCAATGTCGGCGGCATGATCTCGCTGACAACAATGACGGACCTCAATGAAGGCCCCCTCTATGTTGCCGTCTCGACCTTCCTGGCCGTGACCTCGGTGTTTTATGCGGCCATCGTCGAGGAGCGGCATGAACGGCTGCGGTTGATTTTCAATGCCTGGGTTCTTGCCGCAGTCACCACGTCCCTTCTGGGCATCCTGGGCTATTTCCACGCTTTCCCCGGCGCCGAGATGTTTACGCGCTATGACCGGGCCATGGGGGCTTTTCAGGACCCCAATGTGTTTGGTCCGTTTCTGATCGCTCCGTCGCTCTATCTCATCCATGGGCTTTTGACTGGCCGGCTGCTGGACGCACCGTGGAAGATCCTTTGCTTGCTGATCCTCGCACTTGGCGTGTTCCTGTCGTTTTCACGGGCGGCCTGGGCGCTTTTTCTGTTTAGCGCCATTGCCATGGTGCTGATCCTGCTGATCAAGGAGCGCAGCAGTGCCTTCCGCCTGAAGATTGTGCTGCTGGCACTGACGGCAGCCATCGCCCTCATTGTGGCGCTGACCGTCGCTCTGCAATTCCAGCAGGTGCGCGACCTGTTTTCCAGCCGCACCCAGCTTGTGCAGGACTATGATGGTGGCCATCTCGGTCGCTTCGAGCGTCACAAGATCGGCTTTCTGATGTCGATGGAAAAGCCACTCGGGATCGGGCCGATGGTGTTCAGCAAGATCTTTCCAGAGGATGAGCACAATATCTGGCTGAAAACCCTGACATCCTATGGGTGGCTCGGCTTTGTCTGTTTTATCACCATGCTGGTTTGGAGCATTTGCTTCGGCTTCAAATGTCTGCTCTATGACCGCCCTTGGCAACCCTATCTGATGATTGCCTGGATCGTGCTGATCGGCCACGCCCTGATCGGCAATGTCATCGATATCGATCACTGGCGACATGTGTACCTGCTGTTCGGAATACTTTGGGGATGCAGAGCACTGGAAATCAATTG